The Malaclemys terrapin pileata isolate rMalTer1 chromosome 2, rMalTer1.hap1, whole genome shotgun sequence nucleotide sequence aggagggagtaggtgacagggagagagagacacacacatttgtccttctggttgcagggcttgtgtccttccaatcccattggtggctgcacagtgggcagagtcctcgctgcgtacccggcccaacagaattgcagggcgtggtgtggaacacagaaagagatagagagactcatcctccagccggggtcagtctgagagaaattggctggggtcccagtctcactcttctagcgggtgccatttcccagctgggttcctctggtgcagcagcagctggtagagccggtaaaccccatccctggcctgccggctgatgtccttggctgggtcactgacggacagagccagctgtgccacgtggtgatccatcctggggaattccgctgagttctaatggacgggagagggagaggggactccatcagcattttcctgttagctcccagtccccccgggccaggactctccttcccctcagcccctctgcaggagatgctagaggataggagctagagccagacccttaatttcctctgcccccaaggaagcctggagtaCAGGGCTTTGGactgggccctccatgaggacttgcttccccagctgctccaggatgacagggaggcatgaacctggagcacagtccccttaaaagcccagagtcaccacttaactaggacaagaagaacttgactcaagccaggctcactctctgctctgactctgccttcccaagaggaacactcctaatccacagcccctgcagcagcagatcctacagcccgtcagagccagatcacctacccctggagtcaggaagctggggtcagagatcacttacgtcaaactcagggagggtgatggtgaatctgagcagggccgtgctgctcttaacggccctggctctctctcgcggcaccctggacacgatccagtagttaatgtgctgtggggaaaggaggcattgcactgattgccctgaccaaggatgcccactgggggcccggctaggaggacagactggaaaatggatctaagagtgaaggtaaaattgcccccacccctctcatcgggctcacctccaagatgtactggagcctgtcggtgtctggggactctgccagcaggttccccagcatggcgtccaggaggtctggcaagaccctaggcagatcctgaaagcaagggagagccatgggtcagagttagggaaactggggctaaacttgccacaggatgggaagtggggtctctgggaagcactggtgtgacccccaaacacatatcctggcctctctccttcacatcccactgcaggcaattagcaaggactcatggcaggatgacagctggctcttcaatccatgactttagctgatctacctgcacttgggcggtgtccttctccatgcccagggtgaagacggcgtgcagggcagctcgaaggaggtgggtctccagctctggctccacagcaggtgtcatggtgctggaagagagaggagccggtattagactgtgcagtgtggggatgggactggcaccaacacgcaggttAAACTacagggaaataggcacaggctggcaagaagggaaactgaggcaccgagccagggaatgacaaggccaaggtttctcagacagacagtggcagggcaggaatagcacctgttccctgcaccctgctgcccctcctgtatctgatcctgggagtgagcctctccccaaagccgttgcaatgttactggagtgaaaagaacagcccagccaggagagagtgacccttccccgcacctctgccagaggagccacccttgggcggtgacctgggagtgggagtgggaggggcagtgactcccagccctgggcctgagcagcactggggttaggggaaccgggctggagggtctcggtacctgaggttgcccacagcaatcagggagttagcgaggacggcgccgggtggagagttatcaggcagctcctcaatgagctcctgtgagacccaaaggagacaaaggagcgtgtgagattcgggccacactggacattgctggtttcctattgacctgtgggactttgggcaagttgctccccgctctaggctctgtccccagcagtcaaatggggatttcatactttcccactattggaaagtgctgggagaatcccccagcaaaagctgctctgacagtgctaagcagcatctgaccattagaggtcagagcacactgcccaggaggaggagtgtttggttctgggctgttggagtatgggctttcaaccatctgtgcacacatattatactaattgcatctagaccacatctccctagtttgtttgtgagaatgtccttattaacaccaagatggatcacacatctactgtttacccacctccactaggcccataaccctgccaaagaaggagctaggattggtttggaatgatttgttcttgacaagtccatgttcactagtcctaagaaccaaattgttctgtaggtgctgacaaactgattgtttaataaggagttccagtatctttccaggtatgttaatggatgggaagacgttctttttcagggatctctgacgagaactggggcacagcacgtAGTTTGTTGacgccataaaatggagacaggcacctcttctcttctcccagcaccccagatacctaaaagggtgggactcacatccctcaatgggctttaaaaaagacaatggttacaatgtggccccaaccatttctggtttctgcagactagatgttttagcaaagtttagaattccttggtgctcaacaccatgaaactcccctttctcctttacaaagggctttaacgccccttatctcacccaggctctcgactgcccaaagttggagaattgtccctgttcccactgcagagcaccccccacgacacacacacacacagagtcctcctggtggtgggaggggaacagaggaaaggacagaagacgtaagagatgaagagaaaggagggagggatggaggaaaaggtaaaacaaaaaggacaaaccctaatgtccccagtgattctaagggacaaaatcccaggtggggaataaaattcgaccaccttaagctagtgttttccatgcctagaattcagctggcgccagatgcatcagactcaacaggttccaaacctctcggaggctcttaccttctaaacagggacgtctgttttctagtaaaatcaggaaaaagaaaagagaaaactcaaaagaggttcctcctggcgctcacgtacgtgacccttaatactctctcagtcctcaaagagagacctcgagaaggagacttgctgaagcaaagctacaggggactctgaggtttccctggccctgcgcccctgtcctgcctggctgatgtcagcatctctctgtgaggtcaccacctccccagcacctttgaccaataggctgagatcctgcaaaaggcctttgtgatgtcactgccacacccactcctcccctgcagtgctaatgtcctgccacagggcagacactttggaggtttgagctacacaaagaagagacacttagatctcaaaaattagatgagatgtttcagtctgagctaagtagttgctgctcttaacaattgcaacataataaaatacaaataaaatagactatttcagccattctattatgtcctaatctgatctgagtaaacgtgataggacacctcatcttatgcactgctcctagtgacactctccaatagatccccatcctccacctgtcgggaggtaggtaggagcggattgttatccctacttgaaagagggagaagctgaggctgagaaaggagaattgacttgtcttaggtcacacagccagtccgtggcagagttgggaataggacccaagagccctgattttcaaactaaccatcggatcttgaatttcagacattgaatgacctgaataaagtgttctcaagtgagttccagaccagcaagagttcatagtaattattcagcaagtattttaggagaactggaatggtagagaaaataatgaactgcagagaagcagcaaaatttgttgaacatatgactggttatgactatttacttggtcttaaaagaaaacaacagggacctgagtctcctccctgtcaataaccccctgctcagccaatcagggtagagaccgaggggtggggggatgagggttctcaccagagagcccaaaggatggcccaggtcaccgctggggatcactgtctgagcactatttcaacgccacatttttcggtggacctcccacaatgggagttgtagagcaccccccacgacacacacacacccctcctggtggtgggaggggaacggggaaaggacaaaagatgtaagagatgaagagaaaggagggagggatggaggaaaaggtaaaacaaaaaggacaaaccttaatgtccccagagattctaagggacaaaatcccaggtggggaataaaatttggccaccttaagctagtgttttccatgcctaaaattcagctggcgccagatgcatcagactcatcaggttccaaacctctcggaggctcttaccttctaaacagggacgtcagttttctagtgaaatcaggaaaaagaaaggagaaaactcaaaagaggttcctcctggtgctcacatacatgaacccaaatactctctcagacctcaaagagagatctcgagaaggggacttgctgaagcaaagccacaggggtctctgaggtttccctggccctgcgcccctgtcctgcctggctgatgtcagcatccctctgtgaggtcaccacctcccctgcacctttggccaataggctgaggttctgcaaaaggcctttgtgatgtcactgccacacccacccctcccctgcagtgctaatgtcctgccacagggctgaCACtctggaggtttgagctactccctgtggatcaccccactcaatgagtgttcattctagaaagcaagccggctagacagtaaaacatcacaagctgctcccaatgctacactcggtttctcagaaatgagtagactttatgggcagcagagaccgttagagcatctaatctgaccccctgcatatcacaggcctcctgtctaccacaatagctacttttggggcaaacacattccggaaaggcatctagtctttattaatgacatcaagagatggagaatccaccactttccttggtagcttcttcctgtggtcaatcatcctcgctgttgaatatttgtgccttatttgtcataggaatttgtctcttttcaccttccagccattgggtcttgttctgcctttctctgctagactagagagccctttaatacccagtattttctctccattaaggcacttcaacacttcaatgaagtccccttcaatcttcttttgataagctaaacaggttgagctctttccatagctcactagaaggcatttttctccagccctcagaacatttcatggctctttgctgccccagctccaatttctaggaccatctttttcaaaggaggacaccaagactggaggcagtattccaatagcagtctcactgctgctgtgtcacctccctatcctactcacggctctgctcctacgtctaatgatggctttagccctgttcaccacagcatcacactgggagctcatgttgagtggcttctccactctggcccctaaatccttttcagagtcactgctttcctggatccacgtccccattctggaggtgtggccggcgtgccttgttgccacgtataggaccttgcattgggctctgctcaaacttgttttctttgaatgggtccagctggccgaatgagccagatcgctctgtatcactgtcctctccccatcaggaattaccactctgcctgtattttgtcacccctcaatcttatccgcagtgattgtatgttttctcccaattcattgataacaattattttaaaaaattagtccttgagagcttcttcagacccttagtacccaggacctgctccccacatcacagtgagaaatgctgtccagccctgctggtacagcggggataagcacagaacaaacgtacctttaggagctgtgttgtccataggctctgaacaacatgtgggggtcagcagattacaaacgcacgacagacctgtagtgtagacaggtcccaactgtgtctcggtttcccaccctgtaaaatggggagaacaaacaaaagctTGATTAGCTccttgatagctggggaaaccgaggcacccagcggtgcagagactcgctcatggtcccaaagccaggaatagaaaacagcagatctgatagccaggcctgggacctaaccctggttttcctggccttgctgctctaagtttagtcacagccgccatgtcttttcccccgtgtcccttaaccccacgtcactgcagaagagagattttctggtagccagctggctctcctgcatgtggatgtcgttccaaaagacgtgctctgactcagtcccatgctatggttggctgaaggaaccacgtggtcacattctagccctgagttatacaggaggggcgactagatgcacataatggtcctttctgacctgaacctctatcaatcgctacattttctgctgctaggaagagaactctggacctattttctctcattcactttcagtcggaataatttcaatccaggccaaaggatttcctcttccattgtgtcttcagcacctttgggagcaaccagttactgttacccacaggttaccagtttcaacctgtcccagggtgagatggcagggaaaggggttggagctcagggctaaggtaaaacccctgcggcccctccccattctgctcacctccaagatgtgctggagtttgtctgtgctggggggtgctgtcagcaggatcgagagctcgtcatccatgttctctgggcaggccttgctcagagcctgccagcggagggagaccaggggtcaggagcctgcattagcaccggtgtgccattgaccaagagctggctgaggtaagcgccgcctggccggagctcgcacccagaaaccctgccccaggtcggaaccccctcccacacccaaattccctcccagacctcacacccggcaccccaaccccctgccccaggtcggaaccccctcctgtaccctaatccctcccagaccccacacccccaccccaatcccctatcccagccctgagccccctcccgcacccaaactccctcccagagtccgcaccccaaccctctgtcccagcccggatccccctctggcaccccaaccccctaatctccagcccaatcccagagcccgcatccccaccggagccctcacccctccctgcactccaacccccagctccagcccagtgaaagtgagtgagggtgtgagagcgagcgactgagagaggtgggctgggctggagtgagtgggggtggggccttggggaagggcatgaaaggggttgggtcaagggcgtttggttttgtgcaggtagaaagttggcaaccctacttaaggacctttgaaaagcagcctccttagcaccgctcctgataccaggggccaaggcgcccccggacatgagaaccacaataggccagagcaaaacgctgcgttagaaatcggagctcaggctgccaagcgaacgatagctgacagacaggagatgcaggaattaaggttgtgccttcagccagcaactggtgttcatccgtttgcaccacacacacacctgtaggcaaggccactatttccttgtctgtctgcctgtttagcgtctctcggtccttactgtgcccatcaccgtggtgtctgagtggcaaaccaagggtttgacgtgtgcatatgaaactgcctgactggaaggacgtggtttggtgtggatcagtgactgctggggcgattggtggcagaaggctctgagggcctggctcattccgacctggctcattccaatggcttctacagctgagagcagcccagtctcctgcctgggtccgacgcaaaccaggaagtacaggaccacggttaataagaacagctcaaaagatcattttcgctgacccagccctgcacagatttccagcttaggtttgcattttcagcaaaagttcttcttgattattttctcccaacccccttctgcctccataatagccagccaccccgtcagtcgcatcctggggcgctccagggacagcgtgtgtgcgtgtatgtgtacatctgtacatatgtgtatgtgtacatgtgtgtatgtatgcgtgtacgtgtatgtgcacatgagtgtgtgcacatgtgagtgtgcgtgtgtatgtgtgtacatgtaccccagtcagatgtatacatctggatttcctttgaaagaattttcaaattgagctgatcaagtgcaatggcaaagcacccaattcctctgccccccaactgccttcgctgctttaacgtacaacctgctctgctggcacctctgactcctgaaagccctaacgctccaggggagcaggccgtgccctgccctgccctggctgccccgggtgttacctcggagggaatcgttccagattccaatgggtggcaggtccagggaagagccttatctggggggaggctgtaccagacccgcccgacccaggcaggctcccaggtactctctgctcggggctgataaggctccttagcagtttctctccaaacaaattccagttcaagacacctgagagctccacagcagggcagcatccccagagcgcagcagggcaggggttagggggagcagtcggtagcagcacctgcccctcgtacggcaggagcgagaagtgccagcctctctgcacagagcagcagcgttcagcatgggccagacgtgctgcggtgatgggtaagagctggctcggagagccagagggtctgtggggcagcgctgggcccttctgctccgcactagggccgggtgggcgtgttcagctgggattggaacccaccagcacttgtgggtgtgaatgtggggctggaactcaATTTGGGGcgctactggggggaagggcagagagacacctgggctgagaccccagctccagggagacagtcactccTGCCCAGCCGGGtaaaattgcccagctgtgtgacagcccccccatccccgaggggttccccccccccggtatgtcacagcagggtaatgtgcatactgaacggcaggggttgccagagactggctgggagaggcctttggggatggaggaagcagcactaaggtacatgccaacctccctacagaggaggggccgtgccccacaggtgtggggcagggagctgggacactgtgtggtgggtcattgtctggcccaggcccttcctagcaggAGGACGAGGCATtttcttcaggtcaccttccgctgcagcttggccacgggcccccataccctctagcccagccagggatcccaagtggggattgtcacggctggctcctccctgccgccagcagctcttcactgccagggaattcctgaaatcctgtgtgctcctcccccccacacctcctggggctgtgagtgccctcCTCCCGGACAGCCgctcccccgagctctgagtgcccctggccagtccctcccctcagccccccccccatttcctggggctctgagtgccctcagcctgtccccctcccacaccccggggctgagtgaccttggccaacccccatcccttcaggaggaactcccagtacccacccagcccccacacctcagggttcccctccctgcgctctgtggccatacccccaccagggccggctttaggccaattcaaccaattcccctgaatcgggccccgggcccaagccccggtacggtgtaccggcaagagccagtgcgctgtaccagggtggtccggcttc carries:
- the LOC128832082 gene encoding maestro heat-like repeat-containing protein family member 7 isoform X1 codes for the protein MKSPFDCWGQSLERGATCPKSHRSIGNQQCPVWPESHTLLCLLWVSQELIEELPDNSPPGAVLANSLIAVGNLSTMTPAVEPELETHLLRAALHAVFTLGMEKDTAQVQDLPRVLPDLLDAMLGNLLAESPDTDRLQYILEHINYWIVSRVPRERARAVKSSTALLRFTITLPEFDNSAEFPRMDHHVAQLALSVSDPAKDISRQARDGVYRLYQLLLHQRNPAGKWHPLEE
- the LOC128832082 gene encoding maestro heat-like repeat-containing protein family member 7 isoform X2, coding for MTPAVEPELETHLLRAALHAVFTLGMEKDTAQVQDLPRVLPDLLDAMLGNLLAESPDTDRLQYILEHINYWIVSRVPRERARAVKSSTALLRFTITLPEFDNSAEFPRMDHHVAQLALSVSDPAKDISRQARDGVYRLYQLLLHQRNPAGKWHPLEE